The Trichoderma breve strain T069 chromosome 2, whole genome shotgun sequence DNA segment TTAACAGTGGGCCATGGTCGTGATCGCAATCCTTTCCAGCATCTTTCTATATGCTTTGGACAAtactgttgttgctgatgtAACACCTGTAAGGTCATCCAAATGACAATTCCCCGCCTATTTCAAGCAAGAAGACGATTAACGAGACTTGGGAATAAGGCTGCAGTAAATGATCTTGGAGACATTGCAGAGCTGCCGTGGCTTTCAGTTGGGTGAGTCAAAAGTCAAAACCTGCAATTCTTAAGCTACCTAGCCGACTTACTCTTCACCACTGCAGATTTCTCCTCGGTGGTACAGCTGTGGTCTTACCTTTTGGCAGATTATATGGGCTTTTTAATGCGAAATGGCTTTACATTTTGTCTTCTGTACTCTTCAACATTGGCTCAGCCCTCTGTGGCGCAGCTCCCACTATGAAAGCCCTCATCGTTGGCCGTGTTCTGGCTGGGATGGGCGGCAACGGCATGTATTTAGGAGTTATGACCCTCCTATCCGTCAACACGTCTGATAAAGAAAGGCCAGGCTATCTAAGCTTCGTGTAAGTGGATAGTGCTCGTTTGACTTCTTTAATGGTTAACATGGATGTTAGGGGCTTAATCTGGGGCATAGGCACTGTCCTTGGACCAGTGGTTGGCGGCGCTTTTGCAGAATCGAAGGCCACATGGCGATGGGCCTTTTATATGAACCTGTGTGTAGCAGCACTTTTCGCGCCTGTTTATATTTGGCTGATTCCTTCATTCAAACCACGACCTGGGGTCAAAGTTGTTAGTCTGCTTTGTGCATTCGACTTCTTTGGTACCATCCTAAGTGTCGCTGCCATCATGTCCCTTTTCATGGCCATCAACTTTGGCGGTGCGCTGTATGCATGGGGAAGTGGCCAAACAATTGCCCTATTCATCACGTCGGGCGTATTGTTTCTTGGCTTCGGCATTCAGCAGCACTTTTCACTATTCACCAGTGTGACTGATAGAATATTTCCCTGCCAATTTCTAGGCAATTTCAATGCCGTACTCTTGTATATCTGTGCGTCGGCAATCAACACCTCCGCGTTCGTCCCCATTTATTATATCCCTCTATACTTTCAATTTACTCGTGGTGACGACGCGATCAAATCGGCAGTCCGCTTACTGCCGATGATTGTCACTTTAAGCGCTCTTATACTCTGCAATGGGCACCTAATGTCAAAGTTCAGCTACTTTCAGCCATGGTATACGGCTGGAAGTGTGTTAACAGTCATCGGCGGAGCTCTACTCTGTAAGTCACTAGTCATCATAATTGGAATGCGGGTAATAATGCAAGGCAGATCGAGTTACACCACAAACATCCTCTGCTAGTGTTTATGGCTTTGAGGTATTGGTTGGTGCCGGGACAGGGTGTTTTGTTCAAGCTGGATATGCTGTGATACAGGCTGTGGTATCTCCAACCGACCTAGCATATGCCATCAGTTTCATGATGCTCGGTAAGCGCAGTCAATACACCTTATTTACAATGAAATGGTCTGACAGGCTTTAAAACTCGATAGCCCAGCTTGGCGGAATTGCACTCGGTCTGTCCATTGCGggatccatcttcatcaataAGTCGCTAGCAGGTCTTTCATCGGTCCTACCCGACATACCTCGGTCACAGCTTCAGTTTGCAATTGCGGGCACAAGTGGTGACTTTATCAGATCTCTTCCGGATGCACTCCGTGACCAAGCAATTGCGTCTATCGTGGTGGCCCTTCGGAGTGTATTCGTGCCTGTCTTTGTGGGAGGCGCAGTCTGTTTAGTCGTTTCGGTTTTCTTCACGGTACGTGTTGATCCAACGCAAATTTGTCGTTCAAAAGATGGAACTCAGAACTGATAGTTTAGCAAATAGCAACGAAAACTCTTCAAGGACGTCCAAGCAATCGCCGCATGATTCGATCCCATCCGCCTTATAATACCAGCCTGGACTTGGGACTATAACCCCATTCCGCACCAAACTCAGACTAATTCGTCTAACCATACTGATTTCCGTAAACCAGTATGTACACGCAGTGGAAGCGT contains these protein-coding regions:
- a CDS encoding major facilitator superfamily domain-containing protein, translated to MSIQMSQTYKSPGSSDGGEFFLSSPDTDNNQVAGTDPAPSPRQIHGLSWAMVVIAILSSIFLYALDNTVVADVTPAAVNDLGDIAELPWLSVGFLLGGTAVVLPFGRLYGLFNAKWLYILSSVLFNIGSALCGAAPTMKALIVGRVLAGMGGNGMYLGVMTLLSVNTSDKERPGYLSFVGLIWGIGTVLGPVVGGAFAESKATWRWAFYMNLCVAALFAPVYIWLIPSFKPRPGVKVVSLLCAFDFFGTILSVAAIMSLFMAINFGGALYAWGSGQTIALFITVTDRIFPCQFLGNFNAVLLYICASAINTSAFVPIYYIPLYFQFTRGDDAIKSAVRLLPMIVTLSALILCNGHLMSKFSYFQPWYTAGSVLTVIGGALLYRVTPQTSSASVYGFEVLVGAGTGCFVQAGYAVIQAVVSPTDLAYAISFMMLAQLGGIALGLSIAGSIFINKSLAGLSSVLPDIPRSQLQFAIAGTSGDFIRSLPDALRDQAIASIVVALRSVFVPVFVGGAVCLVVSVFFTQRKLFKDVQAIAA